One genomic region from Jiangella sp. DSM 45060 encodes:
- a CDS encoding ABC transporter substrate-binding protein encodes MNSRRRFLTAGVLASAVLTASACGGGDDDVAGGEGGDTTLRMIVNITPNLTEQFWNELFDKYEAENPGITVELELTGTIEAEAKLQQDLAAGDPPDIAQHVVPNPETAELFVDLSDEDWAADTPLFDEYAIDDGHYVVGVGEQIQSLVFYNKAAFEEAGVDATQLQTIAQFEDAMRKLQAAGYQPLQSAGQWVTGAQFTMLADAGVLTDEPDWVIERKNGETSFADSGYLRYFELYESWLKEGFLTQSALGLEYPDGQAAFLAGDSAMYIMGSYFVPAADEAGLSDQIGVFPVPADGTYPPGQFGNMAQPYTVVEASDAKEEAIDLVEWLVTDDEAIEIQLAADGNLRKGFSYDVSSLGEGVQAVLDASPMVIVKQGERQPVHGYAEELNTQVQSLFTGSSASDVAANLDTWWDSQR; translated from the coding sequence ATGAACAGCAGGCGGCGATTCCTGACGGCCGGAGTGCTGGCCTCAGCGGTGCTGACGGCGTCGGCGTGCGGTGGCGGTGACGACGACGTCGCGGGCGGCGAGGGCGGCGACACCACGCTGCGGATGATCGTCAACATCACCCCCAACCTCACCGAGCAGTTCTGGAACGAGCTGTTCGACAAGTACGAGGCGGAGAACCCCGGCATCACGGTCGAGCTGGAGCTGACCGGGACCATCGAGGCGGAGGCCAAGCTGCAGCAGGACCTCGCCGCGGGCGACCCGCCCGACATCGCGCAGCACGTCGTCCCGAACCCGGAGACGGCGGAGCTGTTCGTCGACCTGTCCGACGAGGACTGGGCCGCCGACACCCCGCTGTTCGACGAGTACGCGATCGACGACGGGCACTACGTCGTGGGTGTCGGCGAGCAGATCCAGTCGCTGGTGTTCTACAACAAGGCGGCCTTCGAGGAGGCCGGCGTCGACGCCACGCAACTGCAGACCATCGCGCAGTTCGAGGACGCGATGCGCAAGCTGCAGGCGGCCGGCTACCAGCCGCTGCAGTCGGCCGGCCAGTGGGTCACCGGCGCGCAGTTCACCATGCTGGCCGACGCCGGCGTCCTCACCGACGAGCCGGACTGGGTGATCGAGCGCAAGAACGGCGAGACGTCCTTCGCCGACAGCGGCTACCTGCGCTACTTCGAGCTGTACGAGTCGTGGCTGAAGGAGGGCTTCCTCACCCAGAGCGCGCTCGGCCTGGAGTACCCGGACGGGCAGGCAGCGTTCCTCGCGGGCGACTCGGCGATGTACATCATGGGCTCGTACTTCGTGCCCGCCGCCGACGAGGCCGGGCTGAGCGACCAGATCGGCGTCTTCCCCGTCCCGGCCGACGGCACCTACCCGCCCGGCCAGTTCGGCAACATGGCCCAGCCGTACACCGTCGTCGAGGCCTCCGACGCGAAGGAGGAGGCGATCGACCTCGTCGAGTGGCTGGTCACCGACGACGAGGCGATCGAGATCCAGCTCGCCGCCGACGGCAACCTGCGCAAGGGCTTCAGCTACGACGTGTCCAGCCTCGGCGAGGGCGTCCAGGCGGTCCTCGACGCCAGCCCGATGGTCATCGTCAAGCAGGGCGAGCGGCAGCCGGTGCACGGCTACGCGGAGGAGCTGAACACGCAGGTCCAGTCCCTGTTCACCGGCTCCTCGGCCAGTGACGTCGCCGCCAACCTGGACACGTGGTGGGACTCGCAGCGCTGA
- a CDS encoding carbohydrate ABC transporter permease, with translation MVGLAALKVSPARTDDPPAPAPGHPGAPAAVRRRRFRDGALSLGMLAPAVVVYTVMTIVPVVVALYLSLTDWNGFSDATFIGIENYTRLFEDPGISRAWVVTFVVAAFGSVGMLGLGLAYALQLKERSRTNSFFRALAYYPHVISALILGFLWSAILGTNGAINTTLERFGVGPVGFLFDETLAVITLVGVIIWAGFGFNVVLFVAALQTVPHDLIEAAQIDGASRRQINRRIVIPMISPVVTVAMVLNLVGLIKVYDIVVSLTDGGPAGSTETIAYVILSRSFASTDVGFATAQAVALMVVSAVLSVLVAAMRNRQDQAAAN, from the coding sequence GTGGTGGGACTCGCAGCGCTGAAGGTGAGCCCGGCGCGGACGGACGACCCGCCCGCGCCGGCTCCCGGCCACCCCGGCGCGCCCGCCGCCGTCCGCCGCCGCCGGTTCCGCGACGGCGCGCTCAGCCTCGGCATGCTGGCGCCGGCCGTCGTCGTGTACACGGTGATGACGATCGTCCCGGTCGTCGTCGCCCTGTACCTGAGCCTGACCGACTGGAACGGCTTCTCCGACGCCACCTTCATCGGCATCGAGAACTACACGCGGCTGTTCGAGGACCCGGGCATCAGCCGGGCCTGGGTGGTCACGTTCGTCGTGGCGGCGTTCGGGTCGGTCGGCATGCTCGGCCTCGGCCTGGCGTACGCGCTGCAGCTGAAGGAGCGGTCGCGGACGAATTCGTTCTTCCGCGCGCTGGCCTACTACCCGCACGTCATCAGCGCACTGATCCTCGGCTTCCTGTGGAGCGCGATCCTCGGCACCAACGGGGCGATCAACACCACGCTGGAGCGGTTCGGTGTCGGGCCGGTCGGGTTCCTGTTCGACGAGACGCTGGCCGTCATCACGCTGGTCGGCGTCATCATCTGGGCCGGGTTCGGGTTCAACGTCGTGCTGTTCGTCGCGGCGCTGCAGACGGTGCCGCACGACCTCATCGAGGCCGCGCAGATCGACGGCGCGTCCCGGCGGCAGATCAACCGCCGGATCGTCATCCCGATGATCTCGCCGGTCGTGACGGTCGCGATGGTGCTCAACCTGGTCGGGCTGATCAAGGTCTACGACATCGTCGTCAGCCTCACCGACGGCGGGCCGGCCGGGTCCACCGAGACCATCGCGTACGTCATCCTCAGCCGGTCGTTCGCCAGTACCGACGTCGGCTTCGCGACCGCGCAGGCGGTGGCCCTGATGGTGGTGTCCGCTGTCCTGTCCGTGCTGGTGGCCGCCATGCGCAACCGGCAGGACCAGGCCGCGGCGAACTAG
- a CDS encoding carbohydrate ABC transporter permease produces MALPMDLRRRPPATRIVLLAVLFVVMTIPAYLLLVNSFKSQQDIQANPFAIPFTGLTLEYLEAAVTSPQYNVLRSYGFTFFLVVAVDILCIAFAGPAAYVIARSLKRRTQILLLYFLAGTFIPSAALIVPLIYVLRSIGLGNTVTGLILHDVAMTLPVSIFLFVGFIRTIPRDIDHAAAIDGAGRLRTYWQIIFPLTRPAVVTVLILNSIGIWNDFISPQVLLTPGSGNYTVTTAIYAGVSQYSTDLTKVFPNLLLAIAPVIIFFVYMQRHIISGLTVGALKG; encoded by the coding sequence ATGGCACTCCCCATGGACCTCCGCCGGCGGCCGCCGGCCACCCGCATCGTGCTGCTGGCGGTGCTGTTCGTCGTCATGACGATCCCGGCGTACCTGCTGCTGGTGAACAGCTTCAAGTCGCAGCAGGACATCCAGGCCAACCCGTTCGCGATCCCGTTCACCGGACTGACGCTGGAGTACCTGGAGGCGGCGGTCACCAGCCCGCAGTACAACGTGCTGCGCAGCTACGGCTTCACCTTCTTCCTGGTGGTCGCCGTCGACATCCTGTGCATCGCGTTCGCCGGGCCGGCCGCCTACGTCATCGCCCGCAGCCTGAAGCGGCGGACGCAGATCCTGCTGCTGTACTTCCTGGCCGGGACGTTCATCCCATCGGCGGCGCTCATCGTGCCGCTGATCTACGTGCTGCGCTCGATCGGTCTCGGCAACACCGTGACCGGGCTGATCCTGCACGACGTGGCGATGACGCTGCCGGTGAGCATCTTCCTGTTCGTCGGCTTCATCCGCACGATCCCGCGCGACATCGACCACGCCGCCGCGATCGACGGCGCCGGCCGCCTGCGCACGTACTGGCAGATCATCTTCCCGCTGACCCGGCCCGCCGTCGTCACCGTGCTGATCCTCAACTCGATCGGCATCTGGAACGACTTCATCAGCCCGCAGGTGCTGCTCACCCCCGGCTCCGGCAACTACACGGTCACCACCGCGATCTACGCCGGCGTCAGCCAGTACTCCACCGACCTCACCAAGGTCTTCCCGAACCTGCTGCTGGCCATCGCGCCGGTGATCATCTTCTTCGTCTACATGCAACGGCACATCATCAGCGGCCTCACGGTCGGCGCCCTCAAGGGGTGA
- a CDS encoding Ig-like domain-containing protein has translation MKRLMPIVVLACLLVAGLQPAAQAETAAAEPGAVLYVATNGDDAQDGSESAPLATLEGARDAIRALKADGGLPAGGVTVYLREGTYERTASFRLEEQDSGTAEAPIVYRSFPGETVRLSGGRQLDHDGFTAVTDDAVLGRIIDESARDDVLQVDLAALGITDYGETSRHGYWKANDVSKVPPMELYVGGQGMTLARWPNEGTVQMNEIIDPGPTVDDPDLQERGGTFSYTYDRPQYWTQAEDVWLDGIFGYSWEWSYNKIESIDPEAKTITLRYGEMSGLMKSWYPDFHFAENLLEELDAPGEYYIDRATGVLYLVPNAAFRTRSGDVTVTMLKEPMVRTENASYITFDELVMEYGRATAATVLGGSNVTFARSDIQNFTDGGVYINSPGRYVYDGIPSGWDGRDHAVVSSELRHVGGVGVVLNGGDEDTLEPGNNRVENSHIHDFAYYHKAYNPGVMFDGVGNVARNNEINDAPHPGIIVHGNDHLIEYNEIYDICKQFQDLGAIYMNAGMTPHERGTVIRRNYFHDTGIGRHGVEGVYPDNLTMGLTISENVFYRMGNDAIKSGSGDHITAENNIFVDTFVPYDNYEMWMGDQPGNKVDTDYRPAWEKLFAENNDFIGTPYGEKYPELLSFWDENHYYPEHNFFAKNLVWNPTMERSPDVNQHGARDVENLMNYADNWVADQNPGFVDWENGDFRLTDDAVAYDRIPGFAPVAFEEIGPQGVVGLPHGPQTVPLAGLYLPGDTFTVELGATVPFRAEPVPWDATAQEVTYTSSDPAVATVSATGEITALAPGETVVSVASVADPAISDEAVVTVADGDGVLHATDFESGGNGWPVDGNRPIVADDTGNHWYRILNGANGQLDRAFSDYVLDYRLKTPAELPEGAELITYDRNGENGSGYIRYRHAADGATWTLYNAQWQTLAETVLPAGGGLQPDTVYAVRVVARGPSVAVVVDGATVLEGENPAHSASGTLGFYVAGAAHIDVDDVTVSLVPTDVTGIEVSPAQLTLEPGESHTVTASVSPPDATNRRVDWASSAPSVATVDADGTVRGVAPGTATITATSRANPELSATVAVTVGAAEHPVIELGGQLSDAASWPASDAVDFDEGTVRISANGVYGYQAERFGSGLLRFTASIGEFAGGWYGFAVRSDRPGDPTWVNANKGYLVVVKEDQIEFQSWKPGQTMIDVIPNTSIKAGQDHDIEFGAVTVDGGTRLVLRVDGATVWSGLDRDAANPIAADGYLNVYHYAGGDNAIRLRPSEGSAVVTGIAPIEGTGYQTQYRLGEDLNVDGLAVSATWSDGSTTVVPVTADMVSGFDSSAVTSSLPLTIAYEGATTTVSVSVQYRTDPVYEVGFDSAGGSPVGSRTVKAGTALRMLPLPKRDGYRFEGWFTAAGVPVTVETRVYGPLAAVAHWTPLE, from the coding sequence ATGAAACGCCTCATGCCCATCGTCGTGCTGGCGTGCCTGTTGGTCGCCGGCCTGCAACCGGCGGCCCAGGCCGAGACCGCGGCGGCCGAGCCGGGTGCCGTCCTGTACGTGGCGACCAACGGCGACGACGCCCAGGACGGCTCCGAATCGGCGCCGCTGGCCACCCTCGAAGGCGCCCGCGACGCGATCCGCGCGCTCAAGGCCGACGGCGGCCTGCCGGCCGGCGGCGTCACCGTCTACCTGCGTGAAGGCACCTACGAGCGGACGGCGTCGTTCCGCCTGGAGGAGCAGGACTCCGGCACCGCCGAGGCGCCGATCGTCTACCGCTCGTTCCCCGGCGAGACGGTCCGGCTCAGCGGCGGCCGCCAGCTCGACCACGACGGCTTCACCGCCGTCACCGACGACGCCGTGCTCGGCCGCATCATCGACGAGTCCGCCCGCGACGACGTCCTCCAGGTCGACCTCGCCGCGCTCGGCATCACCGACTACGGCGAGACCAGCCGGCACGGCTACTGGAAGGCGAACGACGTCTCCAAGGTGCCGCCGATGGAGCTCTACGTCGGCGGTCAGGGCATGACGCTGGCCCGCTGGCCGAACGAGGGCACCGTCCAGATGAACGAGATCATCGACCCGGGCCCCACCGTCGACGACCCCGACCTGCAGGAGCGCGGTGGCACGTTCAGCTACACGTACGACCGGCCGCAGTACTGGACACAGGCCGAGGACGTCTGGCTGGACGGCATCTTCGGCTACAGCTGGGAGTGGTCGTACAACAAGATCGAGTCGATCGACCCCGAGGCGAAGACGATCACGTTGCGCTACGGCGAGATGTCCGGCCTGATGAAGTCGTGGTACCCCGACTTCCACTTCGCCGAGAACCTGCTCGAGGAGCTCGACGCACCCGGCGAGTACTACATCGACCGCGCGACCGGCGTGCTGTACCTCGTGCCGAACGCCGCGTTCCGCACCCGCAGCGGCGACGTCACCGTCACCATGCTGAAGGAGCCGATGGTCCGGACCGAGAACGCGTCCTACATCACCTTCGACGAGCTGGTCATGGAGTACGGCCGGGCCACCGCGGCCACCGTCCTCGGCGGCAGCAACGTCACCTTCGCCCGCAGCGACATCCAGAACTTCACCGACGGCGGCGTCTACATCAACTCGCCCGGCCGCTACGTCTACGACGGCATCCCGAGCGGCTGGGACGGCCGCGACCACGCCGTCGTCTCGTCCGAGCTGCGCCACGTCGGCGGCGTCGGTGTGGTGCTCAACGGCGGCGACGAGGACACGCTGGAGCCGGGGAACAACCGGGTCGAGAACTCGCACATCCACGACTTCGCCTACTACCACAAGGCGTACAACCCGGGCGTGATGTTCGACGGCGTCGGGAACGTGGCCCGCAACAACGAGATCAACGACGCCCCGCATCCGGGCATCATCGTGCACGGCAACGACCACCTGATCGAGTACAACGAGATCTACGACATCTGCAAGCAGTTCCAGGACCTCGGCGCCATCTACATGAACGCCGGCATGACGCCGCACGAGCGCGGCACGGTCATCAGGCGCAACTACTTCCACGACACCGGCATCGGCCGGCACGGCGTCGAGGGCGTCTATCCGGACAACCTCACGATGGGTCTCACCATCAGCGAGAACGTCTTCTACCGGATGGGCAACGACGCCATCAAGAGCGGCTCCGGCGACCACATCACCGCCGAGAACAACATCTTCGTCGACACCTTCGTCCCGTACGACAACTACGAGATGTGGATGGGCGACCAGCCGGGCAACAAGGTCGACACCGACTACCGGCCGGCGTGGGAGAAGCTGTTCGCCGAGAACAACGACTTCATCGGCACGCCGTACGGCGAGAAGTACCCCGAGTTGCTGAGCTTCTGGGACGAGAACCACTACTACCCGGAGCACAACTTCTTCGCGAAGAACCTGGTCTGGAACCCGACGATGGAGCGCTCGCCGGACGTCAACCAGCACGGCGCCCGCGACGTCGAGAACCTGATGAACTACGCCGACAACTGGGTCGCCGACCAGAACCCCGGCTTCGTCGACTGGGAGAACGGCGACTTCCGGCTGACCGACGACGCCGTCGCGTACGACCGCATCCCGGGCTTCGCGCCGGTGGCGTTCGAGGAGATCGGCCCGCAGGGCGTCGTCGGCCTGCCGCACGGACCGCAGACCGTCCCGCTGGCCGGTCTGTACCTGCCGGGCGACACGTTCACCGTCGAGCTGGGCGCGACCGTGCCGTTCCGGGCCGAGCCGGTGCCGTGGGACGCGACCGCGCAGGAGGTGACGTACACCAGCAGCGACCCGGCGGTCGCGACCGTCTCCGCCACCGGTGAGATCACCGCGCTGGCGCCGGGGGAGACGGTGGTGTCCGTGGCGTCGGTGGCGGACCCGGCGATCAGCGACGAGGCCGTCGTCACCGTGGCCGACGGCGACGGCGTGCTGCACGCGACCGACTTCGAGTCAGGCGGCAACGGCTGGCCGGTCGACGGCAACCGCCCGATCGTCGCCGACGACACCGGCAACCACTGGTACCGGATCCTCAACGGCGCGAACGGCCAGCTGGACCGCGCGTTCTCGGACTACGTGCTCGACTACCGGCTCAAGACGCCGGCCGAACTGCCGGAGGGCGCCGAGCTGATCACGTACGACCGCAACGGCGAGAACGGCAGCGGCTACATCCGCTACCGGCACGCCGCCGACGGCGCGACGTGGACGCTGTACAACGCGCAGTGGCAGACGCTGGCCGAGACCGTCCTGCCCGCGGGCGGCGGCCTGCAGCCGGACACCGTCTACGCCGTGCGGGTGGTGGCCCGCGGGCCGTCCGTCGCGGTCGTCGTCGACGGCGCCACGGTGCTCGAGGGCGAGAACCCGGCGCACAGCGCGTCCGGCACGCTCGGGTTCTACGTGGCGGGCGCGGCGCACATCGACGTCGACGACGTCACCGTCTCGCTGGTGCCGACCGACGTCACCGGCATCGAGGTGAGCCCCGCACAGCTCACGCTGGAGCCCGGCGAGAGCCACACCGTCACCGCGTCCGTCAGCCCGCCCGACGCCACCAACCGGCGGGTCGACTGGGCCTCGTCGGCGCCGTCCGTGGCCACCGTCGACGCCGACGGCACGGTGCGCGGCGTGGCGCCCGGCACCGCGACGATCACCGCGACGTCGCGGGCCAACCCGGAGCTGAGCGCGACGGTCGCCGTCACGGTCGGCGCGGCCGAGCACCCCGTGATCGAGCTCGGCGGGCAGCTGTCCGACGCCGCGAGCTGGCCGGCCTCCGACGCCGTCGACTTCGACGAGGGCACCGTCCGGATCTCCGCCAACGGCGTGTACGGCTACCAGGCCGAGCGGTTCGGCAGCGGCCTGCTCCGCTTCACCGCGTCGATCGGCGAGTTCGCCGGCGGCTGGTACGGGTTCGCCGTCCGCTCCGACCGGCCCGGCGACCCGACCTGGGTCAACGCCAACAAGGGCTACCTGGTCGTCGTCAAGGAGGACCAGATCGAGTTCCAGAGCTGGAAGCCCGGCCAGACGATGATCGACGTCATCCCGAACACGTCGATCAAGGCCGGCCAGGACCACGACATCGAGTTCGGCGCCGTGACCGTCGACGGCGGAACCCGGCTGGTGCTGCGGGTGGACGGCGCGACGGTGTGGAGCGGGCTGGACCGCGACGCGGCCAACCCGATCGCCGCCGACGGCTACCTCAACGTGTACCACTACGCGGGCGGCGACAACGCGATCCGGCTGCGGCCGTCGGAGGGATCCGCCGTCGTCACCGGCATCGCGCCGATCGAGGGCACCGGGTACCAGACCCAGTACCGCCTGGGCGAGGACCTGAACGTCGACGGCCTCGCGGTCTCGGCGACCTGGAGCGATGGGTCGACGACCGTCGTGCCGGTGACGGCGGACATGGTGAGCGGGTTCGACAGCTCCGCCGTGACCTCGTCGCTGCCGCTCACCATCGCGTACGAGGGCGCCACGACGACCGTCTCGGTGTCCGTCCAGTACCGCACCGACCCCGTGTACGAGGTCGGCTTCGACTCCGCCGGCGGCAGCCCGGTCGGCTCGCGCACCGTCAAGGCCGGGACAGCGCTGCGGATGCTGCCGCTGCCCAAGCGGGACGGGTACCGGTTCGAGGGCTGGTTCACCGCGGCCGGGGTCCCGGTCACGGTGGAGACCCGCGTGTACGGCCCGCTGGCGGCCGTCGCGCACTGGACGCCCCTGGAGTGA
- a CDS encoding HEAT repeat domain-containing protein, whose protein sequence is MRAAPMTAAKRFERAMRLMRRHDPQSQEDGFRLLLPHAADHVGELLQAFADEHDHGLRCWLLELIGAARSPAALPLLVEQLHGDDTSLREWAARGLRLLDTKPAREHLWRARADGLIG, encoded by the coding sequence GTGCGCGCCGCGCCGATGACGGCGGCGAAGCGGTTCGAGCGGGCGATGCGGCTGATGCGCCGGCACGACCCGCAGTCTCAGGAGGACGGCTTCCGGCTGCTGCTGCCCCATGCCGCCGACCACGTCGGCGAGCTCCTGCAGGCGTTCGCCGACGAGCACGACCACGGACTGCGGTGCTGGCTGCTCGAGCTCATCGGCGCGGCCCGTTCGCCGGCGGCGTTGCCTTTGCTGGTCGAGCAGCTGCACGGCGACGACACGTCGCTGCGGGAGTGGGCGGCGCGGGGTCTCCGGCTGCTCGACACCAAGCCGGCCCGCGAGCACCTCTGGCGAGCGCGGGCCGACGGGCTGATCGGCTGA
- a CDS encoding GntR family transcriptional regulator, with protein MAVRGTTQPEGGFASSLAGKDRLRPALLSDQVYDLLRTALIDGDLQPGERVVESEIARRLGVSQAPVREAVKRLAREGVLEHIPRRGNFVAEVSERDVEHARQVREPLERLAGELAATAITAAELSRLDDLVREMRDAVARGDLGRFRDADITFHATVGEAAGNPFLTRMWGVLEPSLRTLRAIADPLFDGDWQAMADEHGRLVALLREGDPKAAGQAFAEHAAGRGPVPDRRSTRAKRTPAAD; from the coding sequence ATGGCAGTGCGTGGCACCACCCAGCCCGAGGGCGGCTTCGCGTCGTCCCTCGCCGGCAAGGACCGCCTGCGCCCGGCGCTGCTGTCGGACCAGGTGTACGACCTCCTGCGCACCGCGCTCATCGACGGCGACCTGCAGCCGGGCGAGCGCGTCGTCGAGTCCGAGATCGCGCGGCGGCTCGGGGTGAGCCAGGCGCCGGTGCGCGAGGCGGTCAAGCGGCTGGCCCGCGAGGGCGTCCTCGAGCACATTCCGCGCCGCGGCAACTTCGTCGCCGAGGTGTCCGAACGCGACGTCGAGCACGCGCGCCAGGTGCGCGAGCCGCTGGAGCGGCTGGCCGGCGAGCTGGCCGCCACCGCCATCACCGCCGCCGAGCTGTCCCGGCTCGACGACCTCGTCCGCGAGATGCGCGACGCCGTCGCCCGCGGCGACCTCGGCCGGTTCCGCGACGCCGACATCACCTTCCACGCCACCGTCGGCGAGGCCGCCGGCAACCCGTTCCTCACCCGCATGTGGGGCGTCCTCGAGCCCAGCCTGCGCACGCTGCGCGCCATCGCCGACCCGCTCTTCGACGGCGATTGGCAGGCCATGGCCGACGAACACGGCCGGCTGGTCGCGCTGCTGCGCGAGGGCGACCCGAAGGCCGCCGGCCAGGCGTTCGCCGAGCACGCCGCCGGGCGCGGCCCGGTCCCCGACCGCCGCTCCACCCGGGCCAAGCGCACCCCCGCCGCCGACTGA
- a CDS encoding amidohydrolase translates to MRTPVKTAIVDAHVHVWDPARGFPWIRPGSPHHRAFTLADLSAAGAGLDVAGSVLVEASRGDAGETAALRAAARRRPDLVVGYVGNLHCYAGLTPRRFAALLRRWGAGAPAGMRAGGGSWADVPPGAAALLPVLADHGVALELNLHAGAVRTAAELAERHSGLVVVLDHLGNPPNVAREDPGAWLRDLDSVRHQPGVVVKISGLLTQQAGAPAADVDALVAAALDAAGPDRCMIGSDWPICLPAGSRADSLAAAARALDHLPTDAATMVRRGTALRVYGNGTMDGAHS, encoded by the coding sequence GTGCGCACCCCTGTCAAGACGGCCATCGTGGACGCCCACGTGCACGTGTGGGACCCCGCGCGCGGCTTCCCGTGGATCCGTCCGGGCTCGCCGCACCACCGCGCCTTCACGCTCGCCGACCTCTCGGCGGCCGGCGCCGGCCTCGACGTCGCCGGGTCGGTGCTGGTCGAGGCGTCGCGCGGCGACGCGGGCGAGACGGCGGCGCTGCGGGCGGCGGCCCGGCGCCGTCCGGACCTCGTCGTCGGCTACGTCGGCAACCTGCACTGCTATGCCGGCCTGACGCCGCGCCGGTTCGCCGCGCTGCTGCGCCGATGGGGCGCCGGCGCGCCCGCCGGTATGCGCGCCGGCGGCGGCTCGTGGGCCGACGTCCCGCCGGGCGCCGCGGCGCTGCTCCCCGTCCTCGCCGATCACGGGGTCGCGCTGGAGCTGAACCTGCACGCCGGCGCCGTCCGGACGGCGGCCGAGCTGGCCGAGCGGCACTCCGGCCTGGTCGTCGTCCTCGACCACCTGGGCAACCCGCCGAACGTCGCCCGGGAGGACCCGGGGGCCTGGCTGCGCGACCTCGACTCCGTCCGGCACCAGCCGGGCGTCGTCGTCAAGATCTCGGGGCTGCTGACGCAGCAGGCCGGCGCCCCGGCGGCCGACGTCGACGCGTTGGTGGCGGCGGCGCTGGACGCGGCCGGGCCGGATCGGTGCATGATCGGCTCGGACTGGCCGATCTGCCTGCCCGCCGGCTCCCGCGCGGACTCGCTCGCGGCCGCCGCCCGGGCGCTCGACCACCTCCCCACCGACGCCGCGACGATGGTGCGGCGCGGAACGGCCCTGCGGGTCTACGGAAATGGCACGATGGACGGAGCTCACTCGTGA
- a CDS encoding aldo/keto reductase → MTVALPRLGIGTAAFGGLFTPVAEADALDAVRVAAELGVGYFDTAPRYGHGLAETRLARGLRETGADAVVSTKVGWLLRDGDAVEPDWTERGIRASLESSLERLGRDHVDIAFIHDPDDAADEVRRTAFPALRRLRDEGLVRAIGFGMNHADPLAALVREHDVDVVLIAGRFTLLDHRALTTLLPACADTATQVVVGGVFNTGLLAAPSASTMYDYRPVGDDVLARALRCEEICARYGVPLAAAAAQFPLLHPAVGTVLVGCRSGAEVAANVAAAGHEIPAALWTELAAAGYVPAELLAAV, encoded by the coding sequence GTGACGGTCGCGCTGCCGCGCCTGGGCATCGGGACCGCGGCGTTCGGCGGGCTGTTCACCCCGGTCGCGGAGGCCGACGCACTGGACGCGGTACGGGTCGCGGCCGAGCTGGGCGTCGGCTACTTCGACACCGCGCCGCGCTACGGGCACGGGCTGGCCGAGACGCGGCTGGCCCGCGGGCTGCGCGAGACCGGCGCCGACGCGGTCGTGTCGACGAAGGTCGGCTGGCTGCTGCGCGACGGCGACGCCGTCGAGCCGGACTGGACCGAGCGCGGCATCCGCGCGTCGTTGGAGTCGAGCCTGGAGCGGCTCGGGCGCGACCACGTCGACATCGCGTTCATCCACGATCCCGACGACGCCGCCGACGAGGTCCGGCGCACGGCCTTCCCGGCGCTGCGGCGGCTGCGCGACGAGGGTCTGGTGCGGGCCATCGGCTTCGGGATGAACCACGCCGACCCGCTGGCCGCGCTGGTCCGCGAGCACGACGTCGACGTCGTGCTGATCGCCGGTCGGTTCACCCTGCTCGACCACCGGGCGCTGACGACGCTGCTGCCGGCCTGTGCCGACACCGCGACGCAGGTGGTCGTGGGTGGCGTGTTCAACACCGGCCTGCTGGCCGCGCCGTCGGCGTCGACGATGTACGACTACCGGCCGGTCGGCGATGACGTGCTGGCGCGGGCGCTGCGGTGCGAGGAGATCTGCGCGCGCTACGGCGTGCCGCTGGCCGCGGCCGCCGCGCAGTTCCCGCTGCTGCACCCGGCGGTCGGAACGGTGCTGGTCGGCTGCCGCTCCGGCGCCGAGGTGGCCGCGAACGTCGCGGCGGCCGGGCACGAGATCCCGGCCGCGCTGTGGACGGAGCTGGCCGCCGCGGGCTACGTCCCGGCCGAGCTGCTCGCCGCGGTGTAG